In one window of Patescibacteria group bacterium DNA:
- a CDS encoding dihydrodipicolinate reductase, giving the protein MKKIPVLLAGLPGNMALMLAERITRNERYMLVPYAFTGPGLGREDYFLDFDLRHTSKMTLLEPSQRQQALDTIISAYPDCIVVDFTQPNAANDNCEFYSLNKLPFVMGTTGGDRALLAATVKRSLTVAVIAPNMSIPVVMMMDMIEYAAKNYPNALSDWQALVIESHQAAKKDKSGTAIAIGKLLCKLGVNFTEDNIRAIRDPFEQGLMGVPPTAFAGHGFHRYHLGSPDGNVSLGFEHNVCGRETYVDGTLKAVDFLAKKIAKGVNGKCFSMIDVMRG; this is encoded by the coding sequence ATGAAAAAAATTCCAGTTTTATTGGCAGGATTACCGGGGAATATGGCACTCATGCTGGCAGAACGCATTACAAGAAATGAGCGATATATGTTGGTTCCATATGCATTTACGGGACCGGGGCTTGGTCGTGAAGATTATTTTCTTGATTTCGATCTACGTCATACCAGCAAGATGACTCTTCTTGAGCCATCTCAGCGTCAACAAGCCCTGGATACGATTATTTCAGCATATCCGGATTGTATTGTAGTTGATTTTACTCAACCAAATGCTGCAAATGATAATTGTGAATTTTACAGCTTAAACAAACTGCCCTTTGTCATGGGCACAACCGGCGGAGATCGTGCCTTACTTGCCGCAACCGTGAAACGGTCTCTCACCGTCGCCGTCATTGCGCCGAACATGTCCATACCCGTCGTAATGATGATGGACATGATCGAATACGCTGCCAAGAACTATCCCAATGCATTATCCGACTGGCAAGCCCTCGTTATCGAAAGTCATCAGGCCGCAAAAAAAGACAAAAGCGGTACGGCTATTGCCATCGGCAAACTGCTCTGTAAACTTGGCGTCAATTTCACCGAAGACAATATCAGGGCCATACGCGACCCATTCGAACAAGGGCTAATGGGCGTTCCCCCAACGGCATTCGCCGGACACGGTTTTCATCGATATCATCTTGGCTCCCCAGACGGCAATGTCAGCCTCGGCTTCGAGCACAATGTCTGTGGCCGCGAAACCTATGTCGACGGCACACTCAAAGCCGTAGACTTCCTGGCAAAAAAAATTGCCAAAGGAGTTAATGGCAAATGTTTCAGCATGATAGACGTAATGCGCGGATAA
- a CDS encoding iron-sulfur cluster assembly scaffold protein, whose protein sequence is MYTDKVLEHFRNPHNQGVIEDADAFGQEGNASCGDIMKIYLKVKDDKIDEIKFETLGCAAAIAVSSALTDMAKGKTLSDAAAITKNDIIEDLGGLPNPKIHCSMLGVDALRTAIKQYQDK, encoded by the coding sequence ATGTACACAGACAAAGTTTTGGAACATTTTCGCAATCCGCATAATCAAGGCGTGATTGAAGATGCCGATGCATTCGGGCAAGAAGGTAACGCTAGCTGCGGTGATATTATGAAAATATATCTAAAGGTCAAGGATGACAAGATTGATGAAATCAAATTTGAGACCTTGGGATGCGCAGCGGCGATTGCAGTGTCTTCGGCCTTGACGGATATGGCCAAAGGCAAGACCTTAAGTGATGCAGCGGCTATTACAAAAAATGATATAATTGAGGACTTAGGTGGTTTACCAAATCCCAAAATTCATTGTTCGATGTTGGGCGTTGACGCTTTGCGGACAGCGATTAAGCAATATCAAGATAAATAA
- the rsmI gene encoding 16S rRNA (cytidine(1402)-2'-O)-methyltransferase: MNTLYIVGTPIGNLEDISMRALRILGEVDFVLCEDTRVTGVLLHRYDIKTKMISYHQHSDENKNKQILKLLADGKNLALVTDAGTPGISDPGGRLVQDVIEKFGSDDGVKIESVPGPSAVTAALSISGIATDKFIFLGFLPHKKGRQTFLDRIPETHDPIVIYESKHRIIKLLQELIEVNKKSEEYNLKLEEMDPYQKKKQGLERKRQVTSVVVCRELSKMHETVYRGDLETIIKRIEENKDDQKGEFVVIIA; the protein is encoded by the coding sequence ATGAATACTTTATATATTGTCGGTACGCCGATAGGTAATTTAGAAGATATTAGTATGCGAGCTCTCCGTATTCTAGGAGAGGTTGATTTTGTGCTGTGCGAGGACACACGCGTGACTGGAGTTTTGTTGCATCGCTATGACATTAAGACGAAGATGATCTCTTATCATCAGCATTCGGATGAGAATAAAAATAAGCAGATTTTAAAATTATTGGCTGACGGCAAAAATCTCGCTCTTGTTACTGATGCTGGGACACCTGGCATCTCTGATCCAGGTGGCCGCTTGGTCCAAGATGTAATTGAGAAATTTGGCAGCGATGATGGTGTGAAAATAGAATCTGTGCCTGGTCCATCAGCGGTAACGGCGGCCTTATCTATTTCAGGAATTGCCACCGACAAATTTATTTTTTTAGGTTTTTTACCACACAAAAAAGGTCGTCAAACTTTCTTGGATCGGATTCCCGAAACCCATGACCCGATTGTGATTTATGAATCTAAGCATCGAATTATTAAACTACTTCAAGAATTAATTGAGGTTAATAAAAAAAGTGAAGAGTACAATCTTAAGTTGGAAGAAATGGATCCCTATCAAAAGAAGAAACAGGGCCTAGAGAGAAAAAGGCAAGTGACTTCAGTAGTTGTTTGCCGTGAATTATCCAAGATGCACGAAACTGTTTATCGTGGTGATTTGGAAACTATTATTAAGAGAATTGAAGAAAATAAAGACGATCAAAAAGGAGAATTTGTTGTTATTATCGCTTAA
- a CDS encoding diaminopimelate decarboxylase, with protein sequence MSQIFKDRLFPLIPKIAYDFRPIMAGNKNYPVPSWALSPGFHVYDEQGIRDTITLMQKLFFTAHLGTNFFAVKACPNVQILKIMLDAGFGLDCASPTELYRAQLAGALPHQVMYTSNNTHPSHYEYAMSVAGILNLDDISFIDKLPRVPERICFRYNPGERRTEGSNSIIGNPVNQKYGLQYDQIIDAYKKVQDKGATIFGIHTMYASNCRDAKILAGNAKMQLEMAERIQDMLGIQLEFINIGGGLGVNYNPEDQPLDIVEMSELINHYLDDFKTRRGYLPELYMESGRFVTGPNGVLVSQVINKMDKYKQFIGVDICDAADILRAGIYPSPHEVSILCSDGEEKILGPKRTVSIVGPLCENIHMISDRNLPIICEDDFVVVHDTGAHGIAMAMRYNGWGESQQLLLRPDNSVVRISNAATIAGLLATETLLNEKTVQY encoded by the coding sequence ATGTCGCAGATATTTAAAGATCGTTTGTTTCCGCTGATTCCTAAGATTGCGTATGATTTTCGTCCAATTATGGCTGGTAATAAAAATTATCCAGTTCCGTCATGGGCGCTTAGTCCTGGATTTCACGTTTACGATGAGCAGGGTATTCGTGACACGATTACCTTGATGCAAAAGCTGTTTTTTACCGCTCATCTGGGAACCAATTTCTTTGCCGTCAAAGCTTGTCCCAATGTTCAGATTTTGAAGATTATGTTGGACGCTGGCTTTGGTCTGGATTGTGCCTCACCAACAGAGCTTTATCGAGCGCAGTTGGCTGGTGCCTTGCCGCATCAGGTGATGTATACCTCCAACAACACGCATCCCTCTCATTATGAGTACGCGATGAGTGTGGCCGGCATTCTTAATCTTGATGATATTTCTTTCATCGATAAGTTGCCGCGCGTGCCGGAGCGAATTTGTTTTCGCTATAACCCGGGCGAACGTCGAACCGAAGGTAGTAATTCGATTATTGGTAATCCTGTCAACCAGAAATATGGTTTGCAGTATGATCAAATTATTGATGCCTATAAAAAGGTGCAAGACAAAGGAGCGACTATTTTTGGAATCCATACGATGTATGCGTCCAATTGTCGTGATGCCAAAATCTTGGCTGGTAATGCCAAGATGCAACTTGAGATGGCGGAACGAATACAAGACATGCTTGGGATTCAACTTGAATTCATTAATATTGGCGGGGGCCTGGGTGTTAATTATAACCCAGAAGATCAACCGCTTGATATTGTGGAAATGTCTGAATTGATCAATCATTATTTGGATGATTTCAAGACTCGTCGTGGCTATTTGCCAGAGTTGTATATGGAATCAGGGCGTTTTGTCACCGGTCCGAATGGTGTGTTGGTGTCGCAGGTAATCAATAAGATGGATAAGTATAAACAATTCATCGGTGTTGATATTTGCGATGCCGCCGATATTTTGCGAGCGGGAATTTATCCTTCGCCTCACGAAGTTAGTATCTTGTGTTCGGATGGAGAAGAGAAAATACTTGGTCCGAAAAGAACAGTTTCAATTGTTGGTCCGCTGTGTGAAAACATTCACATGATTTCTGATCGAAATTTGCCAATTATATGTGAAGATGATTTTGTCGTCGTTCATGATACTGGCGCTCATGGTATTGCCATGGCGATGCGTTATAATGGATGGGGTGAATCGCAACAATTGTTGTTGCGACCAGATAATTCAGTAGTGAGAATCAGTAATGCAGCTACCATTGCCGGTTTATTGGCGACGGAAACTTTGCTCAATGAAAAAACTGTGCAGTATTAA
- a CDS encoding HAD hydrolase-like protein: protein MKAVIFDFDGVIHDTFDFHRKKLEEYAGLTLSEQDFRDIHNGNFFKSTVAGIQNMNWLGYRDYINLDIAALKIKDNIKKVLLELNNRYELFIVTSGGTKNISDYLKNNNVLDVFKEILGLEANKMKVDKFNFIFNRYALVPADCIFVTDTLGDILEANTVNLKTIAIDSGFHNRETLERGNPFRMISSMEELSDNI from the coding sequence ATGAAAGCAGTAATTTTTGATTTTGATGGAGTGATCCACGATACCTTTGATTTCCATCGCAAAAAACTCGAGGAGTATGCTGGTCTTACATTGTCTGAGCAGGATTTTCGGGATATTCATAATGGGAATTTTTTTAAAAGCACAGTTGCGGGGATTCAGAATATGAATTGGTTGGGGTATCGGGATTATATTAATCTGGATATAGCCGCCTTGAAAATAAAAGACAATATTAAAAAAGTTCTTTTGGAGTTGAATAATAGATATGAATTATTTATAGTCACCTCGGGTGGTACGAAAAATATCTCCGATTATTTGAAGAATAATAACGTCCTGGACGTTTTTAAGGAAATTTTGGGGTTGGAGGCGAATAAAATGAAGGTTGATAAATTTAATTTTATATTTAATCGGTATGCACTAGTGCCAGCTGATTGCATTTTTGTGACTGATACGTTGGGTGATATTTTGGAGGCCAATACTGTTAATTTGAAAACGATTGCGATCGATTCTGGATTTCATAACCGGGAAACATTGGAGAGAGGTAATCCATTTAGAATGATTTCTAGTATGGAAGAATTGTCGGATAATATTTAA
- a CDS encoding class I tRNA ligase family protein, translating into MKNKFYITTPIYYVNAQPHIGHTYTTVAADVLARHHRLIGDEVFFLTGTDEHGAKIQQKADVAGKDPKFFVDEIVASYHKAWKELSISNDKFIRTTDENHKLAVQNALQKMYDKGDIYLDKYEGLYCTGCEQFKNEKDLVGGLCPDHNTEPEKMCEDTYVFKMSKYSDRLLQKIKSDEYKIIPVERKHEIVNFYEKEGLNDISFSRKNVKWGIPLPWDTSHTAYVWSDAFLNYLTGLGWDGVDGAPDMFPPEVQLMSKDILRVHTTIWPAMLLSLDMPLPKQLFVHGFFLVDGQKMSKSIGNVIGPSELIAKYGVDASRYLIMSSIAMGRDGDIGWEKFDDKFNADLANGLGNLVARVSNMLEKGEVEVAIVANSDQELIDKFNVNIDNFLFNETLLLLWDKVRESDEYISKTTPWKIKEKDELKKVLEPVAQNILNIAELLQPFMPETASKIIAQFSEKQIKKGEALFPRL; encoded by the coding sequence ATGAAAAATAAATTTTATATTACAACCCCGATATATTACGTGAATGCCCAGCCACATATTGGACATACCTATACGACTGTGGCCGCAGACGTTTTAGCGCGTCATCATCGCTTAATTGGTGATGAGGTTTTCTTTTTGACTGGAACGGATGAACATGGAGCCAAGATTCAACAGAAGGCGGATGTCGCTGGTAAGGATCCTAAGTTTTTTGTCGATGAGATTGTGGCGTCTTACCACAAGGCCTGGAAAGAATTAAGTATTTCCAATGATAAGTTTATTCGCACTACTGATGAGAATCATAAATTAGCCGTACAAAATGCTTTGCAAAAAATGTATGACAAGGGTGATATTTATTTGGATAAATATGAAGGCTTGTATTGTACTGGTTGTGAACAATTTAAGAATGAAAAAGATTTAGTAGGAGGACTTTGTCCGGATCATAATACTGAACCGGAAAAAATGTGTGAAGATACTTATGTTTTTAAAATGAGCAAGTATTCGGATAGGTTGTTGCAAAAAATAAAAAGCGATGAATATAAAATAATTCCAGTTGAGCGTAAGCATGAAATTGTAAATTTTTATGAAAAAGAGGGTCTTAATGACATTTCTTTTTCACGAAAAAATGTAAAATGGGGCATTCCCTTGCCCTGGGATACATCTCATACAGCTTACGTTTGGTCTGATGCTTTTTTGAATTATTTAACCGGATTGGGTTGGGATGGTGTCGACGGAGCCCCGGATATGTTCCCACCAGAAGTACAATTAATGAGTAAAGATATTTTACGCGTGCATACAACGATTTGGCCAGCAATGCTTCTGTCGCTTGACATGCCTTTGCCAAAACAGCTTTTTGTACACGGCTTTTTCTTGGTAGATGGGCAAAAAATGAGTAAATCAATTGGGAATGTAATTGGGCCATCTGAACTGATAGCAAAATATGGAGTTGATGCGTCACGATATTTGATAATGAGCTCAATAGCAATGGGGCGAGATGGTGATATTGGTTGGGAAAAATTTGATGATAAGTTTAATGCTGATTTAGCGAACGGTCTTGGCAATCTCGTGGCGCGGGTATCAAACATGTTGGAGAAGGGCGAGGTGGAAGTGGCGATAGTGGCGAATTCTGATCAAGAACTAATTGATAAATTCAATGTTAATATTGATAATTTCTTGTTCAATGAAACTTTGTTACTCTTGTGGGATAAGGTGAGAGAGAGTGATGAATATATTAGCAAGACAACGCCGTGGAAGATAAAAGAAAAGGATGAGCTAAAGAAGGTTTTGGAACCTGTGGCGCAAAATATTTTGAATATTGCGGAATTATTACAGCCTTTTATGCCCGAGACGGCGAGTAAGATAATTGCTCAATTTAGCGAGAAGCAAATTAAGAAGGGTGAGGCATTATTTCCGCGACTTTAA
- a CDS encoding NifU family protein translates to MSQETIEKIKQALEIVRPSLQMDGGDVQFVNWNEKTGILEVALMGMCTTCPMSQITLKQGIEVEVQKLAPEVLEVKAV, encoded by the coding sequence ATGTCGCAAGAAACAATCGAAAAAATTAAACAAGCGTTAGAAATCGTGAGACCGTCATTGCAAATGGATGGTGGTGACGTGCAATTTGTAAACTGGAATGAAAAAACCGGTATCCTTGAAGTTGCTTTGATGGGAATGTGTACTACTTGCCCAATGTCACAAATTACTTTGAAGCAAGGAATTGAAGTCGAGGTGCAAAAATTGGCGCCGGAAGTTTTGGAAGTGAAGGCGGTTTAA
- a CDS encoding cysteine desulfurase, with amino-acid sequence MSKIYLDHSATTPLDKQVLDAMLPYFSEKFGNASSIHTFGQEALLGVDKARAQVASFLNCEAGEIIFTSGATEANNLAIKGVMKALRKQNKDKKMHIITSLVEHDAILEPVAEMQYEGVEASHVPVGSNGVINLEKFEKMIKDNTVLVSIMMVNSEVGAIQPIRAIGKIIRKLNEKRLNDWNKLAPAERGEKPQPIYFHTDATQGINFLNCDVEWNYIDMLSMSAHKIYGPKGVGVLYKQKDVPMLALQRGGHHEGNLRSGTLNVTGIVGLGEAIALLGERKEKGELTDKQIENNAYLAKLRNRLVDGIKKNVDDIVLNTDYENCTPSHAHFSFIGVEGESGLISLDMEGIAVSTGSACASGSLKASHVLMAMGIKKEICHNSIRFTLGKNNTEAEIDYVIEKLPGLIERLRKMNPIYKK; translated from the coding sequence ATGTCAAAAATATATCTAGATCACAGTGCCACAACGCCACTGGATAAACAAGTTTTAGACGCGATGTTGCCTTATTTTAGCGAAAAGTTTGGTAATGCGTCCTCAATCCACACTTTTGGACAAGAGGCGCTTTTGGGCGTGGACAAGGCGCGGGCGCAGGTAGCAAGTTTTTTAAACTGTGAGGCTGGGGAAATTATTTTTACATCTGGGGCAACTGAGGCAAATAATTTGGCCATCAAGGGCGTGATGAAAGCCTTGCGAAAACAAAATAAAGATAAGAAGATGCACATCATCACTTCGCTAGTGGAGCATGATGCGATCTTGGAGCCAGTCGCGGAGATGCAATATGAGGGCGTGGAAGCATCGCATGTTCCGGTCGGATCTAATGGTGTGATCAATTTGGAAAAATTTGAAAAAATGATCAAGGATAATACCGTCTTGGTTTCAATTATGATGGTGAACAGCGAAGTTGGTGCCATCCAACCGATTCGCGCGATTGGCAAGATTATTCGCAAACTCAATGAAAAGAGATTGAATGATTGGAATAAATTAGCACCAGCAGAACGAGGTGAAAAACCGCAACCGATTTATTTCCACACTGACGCAACCCAGGGAATTAATTTTTTGAACTGCGACGTTGAGTGGAATTATATTGATATGTTGTCCATGTCCGCTCACAAAATTTACGGACCAAAGGGTGTTGGCGTTTTGTATAAACAAAAAGACGTTCCCATGTTAGCATTGCAACGTGGTGGTCATCACGAGGGCAATCTGCGCAGTGGCACTTTGAACGTGACTGGCATTGTCGGTTTGGGCGAAGCGATTGCCTTATTGGGTGAACGCAAAGAAAAGGGCGAATTAACTGACAAACAAATTGAAAACAATGCTTATCTGGCTAAATTGCGAAACAGATTAGTTGATGGAATTAAAAAGAATGTCGATGACATTGTTTTAAATACCGACTATGAAAATTGTACTCCATCTCACGCTCATTTCTCATTTATCGGCGTTGAAGGCGAGTCTGGCTTGATTTCCCTAGACATGGAAGGCATCGCGGTCTCAACTGGCTCAGCTTGCGCCTCTGGCAGTCTCAAAGCCTCTCACGTGCTAATGGCGATGGGCATTAAAAAAGAAATTTGCCACAATTCTATTCGTTTTACTTTGGGCAAAAATAACACTGAGGCGGAGATCGATTATGTGATTGAAAAATTGCCAGGACTTATTGAGAGATTGAGAAAAATGAACCCTATTTATAAAAAGTAA
- a CDS encoding cold shock domain-containing protein yields MNGSVKKKMDKGFGFITSSSLDKDLFFHSNSLVGVTFNEIQEGDNVTFETEESPKGLNAVNVKLA; encoded by the coding sequence ATGAACGGATCAGTAAAAAAGAAGATGGACAAAGGCTTCGGCTTCATCACATCTTCAAGTTTGGACAAAGATTTATTCTTTCACAGCAATTCATTGGTTGGCGTTACTTTTAACGAAATCCAAGAAGGCGACAACGTGACATTCGAAACAGAAGAATCTCCAAAAGGTTTGAACGCAGTAAATGTTAAGCTTGCTTAA
- a CDS encoding aminotransferase class I/II-fold pyridoxal phosphate-dependent enzyme, translating to MQESKLPPGGQNLFQEIKKRVTAAEAAGQKIWRLGIGQPSGPALISARIAACQAVMKDDESMHEYQDNGSPGVPGFAQKFVNLHQVRLLDEGLAYLPIPGIKPMLGLIPMACGHVGFNDRGLTYKEVKVATMTSPGYPTPAVQCQYQCVENYALRTNTDNNFLFSPRDITKGTTLLMLNYPHNPSGQVATADYWEDICDYCDQKNIRIFNDAAYAMLTYNKDAATLASVAQHFPNLSWCEAYSASKVIANGTGWRIGAMVGSSDFIGDIATIKGNTDSGFFAPAAYGVLKCMQDDMESVLKNRDMYRDRNFLLHDLLEFRGMKLTVVPGAGFFSLWLAPSEAFGQKIQNAEQFNYLMIEKTGVVGVHFGPYIRYSVTSPIEQPEWQEAIANAFEQANVKY from the coding sequence ATGCAAGAAAGCAAATTACCACCAGGTGGACAGAATTTGTTTCAAGAGATTAAGAAACGAGTGACAGCGGCTGAGGCGGCTGGTCAAAAGATTTGGCGATTGGGGATTGGACAACCAAGCGGGCCGGCACTCATTTCAGCAAGAATCGCCGCGTGCCAGGCTGTTATGAAAGATGATGAGTCAATGCATGAATATCAAGATAACGGTTCGCCGGGTGTACCGGGATTTGCTCAAAAGTTTGTCAACCTTCATCAAGTAAGACTTTTGGATGAGGGGTTGGCTTATTTACCGATTCCGGGTATCAAACCGATGTTGGGGTTGATACCGATGGCGTGTGGCCATGTTGGTTTTAACGACAGGGGTCTTACGTATAAGGAGGTTAAAGTGGCGACTATGACCAGTCCTGGTTATCCAACGCCGGCCGTACAGTGTCAATACCAATGCGTTGAAAATTATGCGCTAAGAACAAATACAGATAACAATTTTTTGTTTTCTCCTAGGGATATTACGAAAGGGACAACATTGCTGATGCTGAATTATCCGCATAACCCCAGTGGCCAGGTGGCTACTGCTGATTATTGGGAGGATATATGCGATTATTGTGATCAGAAAAACATCAGAATTTTCAATGACGCTGCCTATGCCATGTTGACCTACAACAAAGACGCGGCGACCTTGGCCAGTGTTGCCCAGCATTTTCCAAATCTGTCCTGGTGCGAGGCGTATTCAGCCTCTAAGGTAATTGCGAATGGCACAGGTTGGCGTATTGGTGCCATGGTCGGCTCGTCCGATTTTATTGGCGACATCGCAACGATTAAGGGTAATACCGACAGTGGTTTCTTTGCACCGGCGGCCTACGGCGTACTCAAGTGTATGCAGGATGACATGGAGAGTGTTTTGAAAAATCGCGATATGTATCGCGATAGAAACTTTCTCTTGCATGATCTTCTTGAATTCAGAGGTATGAAGCTGACAGTTGTTCCAGGTGCAGGTTTTTTCTCTCTGTGGCTTGCACCCAGTGAGGCCTTTGGTCAAAAAATCCAGAATGCTGAGCAGTTTAATTATTTGATGATTGAAAAAACCGGTGTGGTCGGCGTGCATTTCGGTCCGTATATCCGCTATTCGGTCACGTCGCCAATCGAACAACCAGAATGGCAAGAAGCCATCGCAAACGCCTTTGAGCAGGCGAATGTAAAGTATTAA